The region GTGCGTGTGTTCAACCGTCACGGTATCGAGATCGATGACCGTACACGGGCGATCCAGCATGAAGAGATCGAGCGCCTGCGCAAGGACAGTCAGGACGAGCGCGCGATCCTGAACCGTGCAACCTACAACCGCCTGAAGGACATGCTGATCGGTCAAACCGCTTCTGCAGCACCGAAGGCTGTGAAGAAGGGCGAGAAGATCACCGAAGAGATGCTGGAAGGTGTTGAACGTTTCGAGTGGTTCAAGTTCGCTGTTGCGAATGACAAGCGCCAGACGCAAATCGAAGCGGTGAAGAGCCAGTACGACGAAGCCGTCGCTGTGATCGATGCCAAATTCGAAGACCGTAAGGAAAAGCTGGAGCGCGGTGACGAGCTGGCACCAGGTGTTCTCAAGATGGTCAAGGTCTTCGTGGCTGTGAAGCGCAAGCTGCAGCCGGGCGACAAGATGGCCGGGCGTCATGGTAACAAGGGTGTGATTTCGCGCATTCTGCCGATCGAAGACATGCCGTTCCTTGAGGATGGTACTCCGGTCGACATCGTGCTTAACCCGCTGGGCGTGCCTTCGCGTATGAACGTAGGTCAGATCTTTGAGACGCACCTTGGCTTCGCAGCGCGCGGGCTGGGCATGCAGATCGCTGAAGATCTTGAACAGTGGAAGCTGGACAACCCGAACGCGGCGGAAGACTATAAGAAAGCCAAGCCGCCTACAGCGGTCATTGACCGTCTGAAGAATGTCTATGGTGAGCAGTATCACGATGAAATCGATGCCCGCAGCACCGAGGAAATCGTCGAGCTTGCCGGCAATCTGACTGCGGGTGTCCCGATGGGCACACCGGTGTTTGACGGCGCGCGTGAAGGCGATGTGACGACCGAGCTTGAGAAAGCCGGCATTCACAGCTCTGGCCAGTCGGTCCTCCATGATGGCCGCACAGGTGACGCATTTGACCGTAAGGTGACAGTGGGCATCATCTACATGCTCAAGCTGCACCACCTGGTTGATGACAAGATCCACGCACGTTCGATCGGTCCGTACTCGCTCGTCACGCAGCAGCCGCTGGGTGGTAAGGCGCAGTTCGGTGGCCAGCGCTTTGGTGAGATGGAAGTCTGGGCACTGCAGGCATATGGCGCTGCTTACACCCTGCAGGAAATGCTCACTGTCAAGTCTGACGACGTGGTTGGCCGTTCGAAGGTTTACGAGGCGATCGTCAAGGGTGACGATACCTTCGAAGCGGGCATTCCAGAGAGCTTCAACGTTCTCGTGAAGGAAATGCGCAGCCTTGGCCTCAATGTCGAACTGAAGTCGCTGAGCGATGGCGAAGACGAGGACGAATGGCCGGAGGCGGCGGAATAAGGGGACGAGGCTTCTGGCCTCTTCCTTCAACCGCCCCGAAGAATCCACCCGTAAGGGAATGTGAAAAATGAACGAACTGAGCAAATTCACCAATCAGCTGGCAAAGCCGGAAACATTCGACCAGATCCAGATCGGCATCGCTTCGCCAGAGCGTATCCGCAGCTGGTCTTTCGGCGAGATCAAGAAGCCGGAAACCATCAACTACCGTACGTTCAAGCCAGAACGTGACGGCCTGTTCTGTGCGCGTATCTTTGGCCCGGTAAAGGACTACGAATGCCTTTGCGGCAAGTACAAGCGCATGAAGTACAAAGGCGTCGTCTGCGAGAAGTGCGGCGTTGAAGTGACTGTGACCAAGGTGCGTCGTGAGCGCATGGGCCACATCGAACTGGCTGCGCCGGTTGCGCATATCTGGTTCCTGAAGTCGCTGCCTTCGCGCATCGGCCTGCTGCTCGACATGCAGCTCAAGCAGCTCGAGCGTGTGCTCTATTTCGAACATTATGTCGTGATCGAGCCGGGCCTCACGCCGCTGGAGAAATTCCAGCTGCTGACCGAAGACGAACTGCTCGAAGCGCAGGACGAGTATGGCGAAGACGCATTCAGCGCCGGCATCGGTGCGGAAGCGGTCAAGGCCATGCTGATGGATCTTGATCTTGAGCAAGAACGCGATGACCTGTTGGAAGAGCTTGCAACGACCAAGTCTACGCTGAAGCCGAAGAAGATCATCAAGCGGCTGAAGGTTGTCGAAAGCTTCATCGATTCGGGCAACCGCCCGGAATGGATGATCCTTGAAGTGATCCCGGTTATTCCGCCTGAGCTGCGCCCGCTGGTGCCGCTGGATGGTGGCCGTTTCGCGACGTCCGATCTCAACGATCTCTATCGCCGCGTGATCAACCGTAACAACCGACTGAAGCGCCTGATTGAACTGCGTGCGCCGGACATCATCGTCCGCAACGAGAAGCGCATGCTTCAGGAATCGGTCGACGCATTGTTCGACAATGGTCGCCGTGGCCGCGTAATCACCGGCGCGAACAAGCGCCCGCTGAAGTCGCTGTCCGACATGCTCAAGGGCAAGCAGGGCCGCTTCCGTCAGAACCTGCTCGGTAAGCGCGTCGACTATTCAGGCCGTTCGGTCATCGTGACCGGTCCGGAACTGAAACTGCACCAGTGCGGTCTGCCAAAGAAAATGGCTTTGGAGCTGTTCAAGCCGTTCATCTACGCACGTCTCGATGCGAAGGGTCTGTCGATGACCCTGAAGCAAGCGAAGAAGTGGGTCGAGAAAGAGCGCAAGGAAGTCTGGGACATCCTGGATGAAGTGATCCGTGAGCACCCGGTTCTGCTGAACCGCGCGCCTACGCTTCACCGTTTGGGCATCCAGGCGTTCGAGCCTGTGCTGATCGAAGGTAAGGCGATCCAGCTTCACCCGCTGGTTTGCGCCGCATTTAACGCTGACTTTGACGGTGACCAGATGGCTGTGCACGTTCCGCTGAGCCTGGAAGCTCAGCTGGAAGCGCGCGTCTTGATGATGTCTACCAACAACATCCTGTCGCCAGCCAACGGCAAGCCGATCATCGTGCCTTCGCAGGACATGGTTCTGGGTCTCTACTATCTCTCGATGGAACGTCAGGAGAAGACGCCTGAATTCATCGAAGAGAAGGACGGCACCAAGATCGAGAAGCTGCCACGCTTCTCTGACATGGCTGAAGTGCATCAGGCGCTGGAGGTCAAGTCGGTTACCCTGCACAGCAAGATCATCGCTCGCGTCCCGCAAGCCGATGAAAACGGCAATGTCTCGATGAAGCGCTTTATCACGACGCCGGGCCGCATGCTGATCGGTGAATGTCTGCCGAAGAACCACAAGGTTCCATTCGACATCATCAACCGCCTTCTGACGAAGAAAGATATCGGTGACGTGATCGACGAAGTGTACCGCCACACGGGCCAGAAGGACACCGTGCTGTTCGCTGACGCGATCATGGTGCTGGGCTTCCGTCACGCGTTCAAGGCCGGCATCTCTTTCGGCAAGGATGACATGATCATCCCGCACGAGAAAGATGATCTGGTTGACCAGACCAAGTCCCTGGTTGCTGACTATGAGCAGCAGTATCAGGATGGTCTGATCACTCAGCAAGAGAAGTACAACAAGGTGATCGACGCCTGGAGCCGTTGCGGTGACCAGGTGGCCGATGCGATGATGGCGAAGATTAAAGCGCAGCCAATCGGTGACGATGGCAAGGAAGCGCAGATCAACTCGATCTATATGATGAGCCACTCTGGTGCGCGTGGTTCGCCAGCGCAGATGAAGCAGCTTGCCGGTATGCGCGGCCTTATGGCCAAACCATCTGGCGAGATCATCGAAACGCCGATCATCTCGAACTTCAAGGAAGGTCTGACCGTTCTTGAATACTTCAACTCGACCCACGGCGCGCGTAAGGGCCTGGCTGATACAGCGCTCAAGACGGCGAACTCAGGTTACCTGACCCGCCGTCTGGTGGACGTGTCACAAGACTGCGTTATCGTGGAAGAAGACTGCAAGACCGAGAACGCGCTGGAAATGCGCGCGATCGTTCAGGGCGGTTCGGTTATCGCATCACTGGGTGAACGTATCCTGGGCCGTACGCTGGCCGAAGACGCGGTCAATGCCGCAACTGGCGAAGTGATCGCCAAGGCCGGCACGCTGCTCGACGAACCGATGGTGAAAGCGATCGAGGATGCGGAAGTTCAGTCGGCCAAGATCCGTTCACCGCTGGTTTGTGAAGCAGCGCAGGGCGTTTGCGGCACATGCTACGGCCGTGACCTGGCTCGCGGTACACCAGTGAACATCGGTGAAGCTGTCGGCGTTATCGCGGCACAGTCAATCGGTGAGCCTGGTACGCAGCTGACCATGCGAACGTTCCACATCGGTGGTGCGGCGCAGCTCAACGAAACCAGCCACCTTGAGGCTATCTCTGACGGTAAGGTCGAATATCGCGACATGCCGACGATCACGGATTCGAAGGGCCGTATCCTTTCGCTCGCCCGCAATGGTGAGATTGCCGTGATCGATAAGGAAGGCCGTGAGCGTGAAATTCACAAGGTACCTTATGGTACGGTTCTGATGAACAAGGATGGCGCGCAGGTGAAGGAAGGTGATCGTCTGGCGGAATGGGATCCGTTCACGCTGCCGATCATCACCGAGCAATCCGGTGTCGTGAAGTATCAGGATCTTGTCGAAGGCACGACTTTGGAAGAACGCACCGACGATGCCACCGGTATCGCTCAGCGTGTTGTAACAGAGAACCGTGCAACCGGCCGCAAGAAGAAGGAAGATCTGCGTCCGCGTATGACACTTCTGGGCGAAGGTCAGACCGAAGAAGGCGAAACCGAAGCGCAGCGTTATATGCTGGCTCCGGGTACAACCCTTTCGGTGCAGGACGGTCAGACGGTTCAAGCCGGTGACATTCTGGCACGTGCATCGCGCGAAGCCGCGAAGACGCGTGACATCACCGGTGGTCTGCCACGTGTTGCCGAACTGTTCGAGGCGCGCTTGCCAAAGGACATGTCGGTTATCGCCAAGATTTCGGGCAAGATCGAATTCGTCCGTGAATACAAAGCGAAGCGCAAGATTGCGATCGTTCCCGAGGAGGGGGATCGCGTCGAGTACCTGATCCCGAAGACCAAGGTCATCGACGTTCAGGAAGGCGACTTCGTGAAGAAGGGCGATACGCTGATCTCTGGTTCGCCGAACCCGCATGACATTCTTGAAGTCATGGGCGTCGAAGCGCTGGCTGAATATCTCGTCAACGAAATTCAGGAAGTGTACCGACTTCAGGGCGTGAAGATCAACGACAAGCATATCGAGGTGATCGTTCGCCAGATGCTGCAGAAGGTCGAGATCACCGATGGCGGCGACACCACCTTGCTGCCGGGCGAGCAGGTCGATTACGAGGAAATGCTCCAGTACAACGCCAAGTTGACGAAGAACAAGAAGCCTGCCCAGGGTACGCCAATCTTGCTCGGCATCACCAAGGCGTCGCTACAAACACGCAGCTTCATCTCTGCTGCATCGTTCCAGGAAACCACCCGCGTGCTAACGCAGGCTTCGGTTGAAGGCAAGAAGGACACGCTGATCGGTCTCAAGGAGAACGTGATCGTGGGCCGCCTGATCCCGGCTGGTACGGGCGCTGGTATGAACCGCATGCGTGTAATGGCCTCCAGCCGTGACGCTGCGCTGCGTGCACAGTGGAAGAAGCAGCAGGAAACGCTGGCAGCGGCCAATGCGCCTGAACCAGAGCCGGTGGCTGATGCCATTCCGTCAGAAGACGCGATGAAGGCAGCTATGGGTGGCGGCGAAACTGCTGCTGAATAACTCTCGCTAGCTTTGCTGGCTTAACAGATAAAAGCCCCGCTGGAAGTACGCTTTCAGCGGGGTTTTCTTTGCCTCACCACCTCTATAAATGCTATTGCGAACCATTTGCAAATAAACTAGCCATGTCTCCATCAGATTGAGGATGGGCAGCGATGAAGGACAGACATGGCGGGGAGACCAGGGGTGCCGCGGGCTGGATTGCGAGGTTGCATGTGCCAGCCACGGTCAACGACCTTTCTCCGATTGCCCAGCGCTTCATCTTCAGACTGCGTGTGGTCGCAGTATATCGCAAGGCTGGCCGTGACCCGGTCGCTGAACTGACAAGCCGGGTGGGGAGTATCACTGTCGCTGTAAAATCGCTGCAGCTGTTTGAATCGATGGCGCACGTCTGGCCGGAGCCGGTGCATGTGCAGCGATGATGCTGCCAGATTTTGAGCCATGACGAACTCATAATAGCCCGCGCCCTTGAGGCAATTGCTGAGAACAATGTTGACGGCTTCGATGCCCAACTTGCTGATCTAATGCCGTCCGACACTCGCAAGACCATTGCCAATGCGGCTGGTGAATTGATTGTGGCAGAATTCGGCTAGACATTCGCACTGACACGTCAGCAAACACTTCTCACTCCAGCGCAGGCCGCCTATAGGGGCGCGCATGACCACTACCCGTTTCGCACCTTCTCCGACCGGCCGCCTGCATGTCGGCAATATCCGCACCGCGCTGCATAATTGGATGCTCGCCAAGAAGAGCGGCGGTAAATTCGTATTGCGGATCGATGATACCGACGCTGCGCGTAGCAAAGAGGAATATGTCGATGCAATCCGCGCTGATCTGGTGTGGCTCGGGATCGAGGCGGACAGCGAAGAACGGCAATCGCAACGGCTGGATCGCTATGACGCTGCATTTGAAAAGCTGAAACAAGCGGGCCGCGTATATCCGGCTTACGAGACTGCGCAGGAGCTGGAGCTGAAGCGCAAGGTGCAGCTGGGGCGCGGGTTGCCGCCAATCTACGATCGCGGTGCATTGGAGCTCAAAGAAGAGGAGCGCGCGGCCAAGGAAGCCGAAGGCATTGCGCCGCATTGGCGATTCAAACTTGACCACGACGAAGCACTTGCATGGGATGACGGTGTTCGTGGCGCTTCCAAATTCGATCCCAAACTTCTGTCCGACCCGGTAATCCGCCGCGCGGACGGCAGCTGGCTGTATATGCTTCCAAGCACAGTTGACGATATCGAAATGGGCATCACCCATGTGCTGCGCGGCGAAGATCATGTTTCGAACACGGCGGTCCAAATCCAGATGTTCACTGCCATGGGCGCCGCCGCTCCGGAATTCGCGCATGAGGCGCTGCTGGTGGGCAAAGAGGGTAAGCTCTCCAAACGTCTTGGTTCGCTTGGCTGCGATGCGTTCCGCGAACGCGGGATCGAACCGGAAGCATTGATTGCCACGCTGGCGCGGCTCGGAACTTCCCTGCCGGTTGAGCCGATCTCTGATCGATCAGCTCTGCTCAGCACTTTCCATCTATCTACCTTTGGCCGTGCGCCTGCGAAATTCGATGATGCCGAGCTGGATCGGATCAATACCGCGATCGTCCATGCGATGCCGTTCGAGGCGGTCCGGCACCGCCTGCCCGAAGGGATGGATCAAGCTGGCTGGCGCGCCGTACAACCCAACATTGGAACGATTGGCGAAGTTGCCGATTGGTGGCGTCTGGTCACCGGCCCCATTGACCGGATCGAATTCGGGGCGGAAGACCGCACCTATCTGGCGCAGGCTGCCGCAATGCTCGCTTGGTCAGATGACCCCTGGCATTGCCTGACCAACGCCTTGAAAGATGCCACGGGCCGCAAGGGTAAGGCGCTGTTCTTGCCGCTGCGCCAGGCGCTGACCGGCATGGATCACGGCCCTGATATGGGTGAGCTATTGCCGCTGATCGGTGAAGCTGAAGTGCGTGCGAGGCTGCAACGTGCCGCCTATTCGGGGTAGCTCTCAGGCCACGTCAACCCCGCCTTAACCAACCTGCTTTACCTGATATCCGCCATGGTTGGTGGCGGAAATGCAAGTCTGCTAACCCTCGCGCTTGTTCAGCTCGTCACCGGTAAGCGTCACGACATGCAGCAGGTTGGTCGCTCCGGGCGTGCCGAAGGGAACGCCGGCCAGCGCGATCAGCTTGCTGCCAGCCTTGCCGAAACCATGGCGCAGCGCCATGCGTTTACCCTTGGCGATCATCTCTTCAAAGCTGCCAATGTCTTTTGTCGCGACAGAATGCGCACCCCAAAGCAAAGCAACGCGCCGTGCGGTCTTGATCGATGGGGTCAGAACTAGCATCGGGGTGTCAGGGCGCTCGCGCGCCACGCGCCGGGCGGTCGAGCCGGATGATGTGAAGACATTGATCGCGCTGATTGCAACCGTGTCTGCTATGGTCATACAAGCATGGGCCAAGGCGTCCGAAGTAGTGGCATCGGGCGGCGTATCAAGAAAACGCACGCGGGCGCGATAATCTTCGCTGCGTTCGACTTGCTCGGCGATCTTGTCCATCATGGTGACCGCTTCTTCGGGCCATTCGCCCGCTGCGGTTTCAGCAGACAGCATTACGGCATCGGCACCGTCGTAAACCGCGTTGGCAACATCGGAAACTTCCGCGCGCGTCGGGGTTGAGCTCTCGATCATGCTTTCCAGCATTTGCGTCGCGACGATCACCGGCTTGCCCGCTGTGCGTGCAGCATTGACGATTTTCTTCTGCAGCGGCGGCACTTCCTGGGGTTCAAGCTCGACACCCAGATCGCCGCGCGCAACCATGATCCCGTCAGACATCTCTATGATTTCGCTCAAGCGGCGCACGGCCATCGGCTTTTCAATCTTGGCGCACAATGCACCATGTCCGCTCATTAGCTTGCGCGCTTCGGCCAGATCTTCGGGGCGTTGTACGAAGGAAAGGCCGATCCAATCTGCACCCTGTTCCATCGCAAAGGCCAGGTCTCTGCGGTCCTTCTCGGTCAAAGCCGGGATCGGAACTTCGGCGTCAGGAACATTCACGCCCTTGCGATCTGAAATCAAACCGCCGACCTCAGCGGAGCAGAGGATCTTGTCTTCACTGGCTTTGATGACCCGCAATCGGATTTTGCCGTCATTAATCAGCAGACGCTGACCCTTCTCGAGCACACAAAACAATTCGGGATGCGGCAAGCAAACGCGGGTCTCATCGCCCGGTTCGGGATTGCGATCGAGCGTGAAATGGCCTGAATGCCGGATAACAGCCTGGCCATCCTTGAATTGTCCCACCCGCAGTTTGGGCCCTTGCAAGTCCGCAAGGATCGCGATCGGGCGGTTGAATTCCTTTTCTAGCGCACGAATGCCCGCGATTGTGTCGGCATGGTCTTTGTGCTCGCCATGGCTCATGTTGACACGAAACGCATCTGCGCCCGCCTTTAGCAAACGGCGCAAGACGTCCGGCGATCGGCTCGCCGGACCGATTGTTGCCAAAATCTTGACTTTGCGGCCGCGTGGATCAAGCCGATTGAGTGCAGTACGTGACATGCGTTGATGCTATGACAAAGTTGTGTTGCAACTCAAGGAATAGTCACAAGGGATACTATGCGATGGATACGAATTCACTAGACGCGCTTGATCATTTGGACGACGCAATAGCGGCTGCGGCCTTTCGCCGGCTGGTGCGCCACCTTCAGCATCGCCATGACGCGCAGAATATCGAGCTGATGGGATTGGCGGGATTCTGCCGCAATTGCCTGGCCGACTGGATCCGCGATGCGGGCTTCGATGGTGACAAAGCAGCGGCGCGCGAACTGATCCACGGCATGCCACAAGATGAGTGGAAAGCGACCCGGCAAAAACCCGCTACCGAAGAACAACTGGCTGCGATGGAAGCCAGTGTCGCGAAAAATAGAGTGGATTGATCGCGTGCCCGGTTCACGCGGCTGATCTTGCTGGCTATCGCGTGTCCAAAGTGATTCTCATTCCAATGGAGACAAGTAAAGATGGCCGACGCCACCGATGATCGCCTGCGCCTTTTGATCGAGCGCATCGAACGCCTTGAAGAAGAGAAGAAAGGCATCGCTGATGATATTCGCGATGTTTATGCAGAAGCGAAGGCGGTCGGTTACGACCCCAAGATCATGCGTCAGGTCGTCCGCTTGCGCAAAATGAAGCCT is a window of Altererythrobacter rubellus DNA encoding:
- the rpoC gene encoding DNA-directed RNA polymerase subunit beta', translated to MNELSKFTNQLAKPETFDQIQIGIASPERIRSWSFGEIKKPETINYRTFKPERDGLFCARIFGPVKDYECLCGKYKRMKYKGVVCEKCGVEVTVTKVRRERMGHIELAAPVAHIWFLKSLPSRIGLLLDMQLKQLERVLYFEHYVVIEPGLTPLEKFQLLTEDELLEAQDEYGEDAFSAGIGAEAVKAMLMDLDLEQERDDLLEELATTKSTLKPKKIIKRLKVVESFIDSGNRPEWMILEVIPVIPPELRPLVPLDGGRFATSDLNDLYRRVINRNNRLKRLIELRAPDIIVRNEKRMLQESVDALFDNGRRGRVITGANKRPLKSLSDMLKGKQGRFRQNLLGKRVDYSGRSVIVTGPELKLHQCGLPKKMALELFKPFIYARLDAKGLSMTLKQAKKWVEKERKEVWDILDEVIREHPVLLNRAPTLHRLGIQAFEPVLIEGKAIQLHPLVCAAFNADFDGDQMAVHVPLSLEAQLEARVLMMSTNNILSPANGKPIIVPSQDMVLGLYYLSMERQEKTPEFIEEKDGTKIEKLPRFSDMAEVHQALEVKSVTLHSKIIARVPQADENGNVSMKRFITTPGRMLIGECLPKNHKVPFDIINRLLTKKDIGDVIDEVYRHTGQKDTVLFADAIMVLGFRHAFKAGISFGKDDMIIPHEKDDLVDQTKSLVADYEQQYQDGLITQQEKYNKVIDAWSRCGDQVADAMMAKIKAQPIGDDGKEAQINSIYMMSHSGARGSPAQMKQLAGMRGLMAKPSGEIIETPIISNFKEGLTVLEYFNSTHGARKGLADTALKTANSGYLTRRLVDVSQDCVIVEEDCKTENALEMRAIVQGGSVIASLGERILGRTLAEDAVNAATGEVIAKAGTLLDEPMVKAIEDAEVQSAKIRSPLVCEAAQGVCGTCYGRDLARGTPVNIGEAVGVIAAQSIGEPGTQLTMRTFHIGGAAQLNETSHLEAISDGKVEYRDMPTITDSKGRILSLARNGEIAVIDKEGREREIHKVPYGTVLMNKDGAQVKEGDRLAEWDPFTLPIITEQSGVVKYQDLVEGTTLEERTDDATGIAQRVVTENRATGRKKKEDLRPRMTLLGEGQTEEGETEAQRYMLAPGTTLSVQDGQTVQAGDILARASREAAKTRDITGGLPRVAELFEARLPKDMSVIAKISGKIEFVREYKAKRKIAIVPEEGDRVEYLIPKTKVIDVQEGDFVKKGDTLISGSPNPHDILEVMGVEALAEYLVNEIQEVYRLQGVKINDKHIEVIVRQMLQKVEITDGGDTTLLPGEQVDYEEMLQYNAKLTKNKKPAQGTPILLGITKASLQTRSFISAASFQETTRVLTQASVEGKKDTLIGLKENVIVGRLIPAGTGAGMNRMRVMASSRDAALRAQWKKQQETLAAANAPEPEPVADAIPSEDAMKAAMGGGETAAE
- the gltX gene encoding glutamate--tRNA ligase gives rise to the protein MTTTRFAPSPTGRLHVGNIRTALHNWMLAKKSGGKFVLRIDDTDAARSKEEYVDAIRADLVWLGIEADSEERQSQRLDRYDAAFEKLKQAGRVYPAYETAQELELKRKVQLGRGLPPIYDRGALELKEEERAAKEAEGIAPHWRFKLDHDEALAWDDGVRGASKFDPKLLSDPVIRRADGSWLYMLPSTVDDIEMGITHVLRGEDHVSNTAVQIQMFTAMGAAAPEFAHEALLVGKEGKLSKRLGSLGCDAFRERGIEPEALIATLARLGTSLPVEPISDRSALLSTFHLSTFGRAPAKFDDAELDRINTAIVHAMPFEAVRHRLPEGMDQAGWRAVQPNIGTIGEVADWWRLVTGPIDRIEFGAEDRTYLAQAAAMLAWSDDPWHCLTNALKDATGRKGKALFLPLRQALTGMDHGPDMGELLPLIGEAEVRARLQRAAYSG
- the pyk gene encoding pyruvate kinase, which translates into the protein MSRTALNRLDPRGRKVKILATIGPASRSPDVLRRLLKAGADAFRVNMSHGEHKDHADTIAGIRALEKEFNRPIAILADLQGPKLRVGQFKDGQAVIRHSGHFTLDRNPEPGDETRVCLPHPELFCVLEKGQRLLINDGKIRLRVIKASEDKILCSAEVGGLISDRKGVNVPDAEVPIPALTEKDRRDLAFAMEQGADWIGLSFVQRPEDLAEARKLMSGHGALCAKIEKPMAVRRLSEIIEMSDGIMVARGDLGVELEPQEVPPLQKKIVNAARTAGKPVIVATQMLESMIESSTPTRAEVSDVANAVYDGADAVMLSAETAAGEWPEEAVTMMDKIAEQVERSEDYRARVRFLDTPPDATTSDALAHACMTIADTVAISAINVFTSSGSTARRVARERPDTPMLVLTPSIKTARRVALLWGAHSVATKDIGSFEEMIAKGKRMALRHGFGKAGSKLIALAGVPFGTPGATNLLHVVTLTGDELNKREG
- a CDS encoding DUF1244 domain-containing protein, translating into MDTNSLDALDHLDDAIAAAAFRRLVRHLQHRHDAQNIELMGLAGFCRNCLADWIRDAGFDGDKAAARELIHGMPQDEWKATRQKPATEEQLAAMEASVAKNRVD
- a CDS encoding DUF2312 domain-containing protein, producing MADATDDRLRLLIERIERLEEEKKGIADDIRDVYAEAKAVGYDPKIMRQVVRLRKMKPDDRNEMEMVLDTYKTALGLG